The sequence ATTTTAAGAGATCAACTGGTCATGGATGATTTTAAAGTTCTCGAGGCAACTTCTGGCGAAGAAGGAACCAGGTTGTTTAAGCAGTTTCGTCCGGATTTAATAATTCTTGACCTGAATCTTCCGGATATAGATGGGGTAAAAATTTGTCAAAATTTACGACGTATATCTGATGTACCGATTATTATCCTCACGGCCAGAGAGTCATTGGCAGACAAGGTCAGGGGTCTGAACTGCGGCGCTGATGATTATATTGTAAAACCTTTCGAATATCTGGAACTGGCTGCGCGTATAAGAGTTTGTCTTAGGCGAAGCTCTTCTAAAGTATGCGGAAAAGAGAAATGTTGTTTTGGCGAGTTGGAAATATTGCTAAATACCAGAGAAGTTTTATTACAGGGTAAGGCTGTGCATCTTACCAAAAAGGAGTTTGACCTTCTGGAGTTGCTTGTTTCTTATGCTGGCGAGGTCTTAAGCAGGGATTTTATTTGCAGCCAGATTTGGCCTAATGATGAGGTTTACTCCTGGAGCAGGGCTCTTGATGTCCATATCCGGCGTTTACGTAAAAAAATAGAACCAGACCCCCAAAATCCAAAGTTTATCATTACCCATCCAGGTGTTGGATACCGTTTTGCTGGGAATTAATTCCTTGCATTTTTCTCATTGCACCAGCGTCTGGTTTAAGTGTTATC comes from Desulfovulcanus ferrireducens and encodes:
- a CDS encoding response regulator transcription factor — encoded protein: MRKPTILLIEDDKDILTILRDQLVMDDFKVLEATSGEEGTRLFKQFRPDLIILDLNLPDIDGVKICQNLRRISDVPIIILTARESLADKVRGLNCGADDYIVKPFEYLELAARIRVCLRRSSSKVCGKEKCCFGELEILLNTREVLLQGKAVHLTKKEFDLLELLVSYAGEVLSRDFICSQIWPNDEVYSWSRALDVHIRRLRKKIEPDPQNPKFIITHPGVGYRFAGN